In one window of Gadus chalcogrammus isolate NIFS_2021 chromosome 12, NIFS_Gcha_1.0, whole genome shotgun sequence DNA:
- the LOC130392854 gene encoding C-factor-like isoform X2, translating into MASVATRTVLITGANRGLGLEMVKQMVEGPSPLPYLFACCREPDGPRGKELQALAKSHPDAITVIQLDVADLCSIKKCAERVGSLVGPGGLNLLINNAAVLFHGTFQSTSPEDMLTTFNTNVIGPMSLTKELLPHLRAAALASRTPGMSCSKAVVVNLSSMAGSMTGTPESYSRFPVMSYRISKAALNMLTICSALEFQKDNILSVLLHPGWVRTDMGGKEADIDKLESVGGLLSVIDSLTEKHNGAILDYNGVSLPW; encoded by the exons ATGGCGAGTGTTGCAACACGCACTGTGTTGATAACTGGAGCTAACAGAGGCCTGGGCTTGGAAATGGTTAAACAAATGGTTGAAGGTCCCTCGCCCTTGCCATATTTGTTTGCCTGTTGCAGAGAACCGGATGGACCCAGAGGAAAG GAATTGCAAGCACTGGCCAAGAGCCACCCTGATGCGATCACCGTCATTCAACTAG ATGTCGCCGACCTCTGCAGCATAAAAAAGTGTGCGGAGAGGGTAGGCTCCCTGGTGGGGCCAGGGGGCCTCAACCTGTTGATCAACAATGCAGCGGTTCTTTTCCATGGCACTTTTCAGAGCACCAGTCCAGAGGACATGCTAACTACCTTCAACACCAACGTCATTGGCCCAATGAGCCTCACTAAA GAGCTCCTCCCTCACCTACGAGCAGCAGCTTTGGCCAGCAGGACACCAGGGATGTCTTGCAGTAAAGCAGTCGTGGTCAACCTCTCTAGCATGGCTGGAAGCATGACCGGTACTCCTGAAAGCTACAGCAGGTTCCCTGTGATGTCGTACCGCATCAGCAAG GCGGCTTTGAACATGCTGACCATCTGCTCTGCCTTAGAGTTCCAGAAGGATAACATCTTGTCTGTTCTCCTGCACCCTGGCTGGGTGAGAACCGACATGGGCGGAAAAGAG GCGGACATTGACAAGCTAGAAAGTGTAGGAGGCCTGCTAAGCGTGATCGATTCCCTGACGGAGAAGCACAATGGAGCCATCCTGGACTATAATGGTGTGTCATTGCCATGGTAG
- the LOC130392854 gene encoding C-factor-like isoform X1 has protein sequence MASVATRTVLITGANRGLGLEMVKQMVEGPSPLPYLFACCREPDGPRGKELQALAKSHPDAITVIQLDVADLCSIKKCAERVGSLVGPGGLNLLINNAAVLFHGTFQSTSPEDMLTTFNTNVIGPMSLTKVRAGGRKFLRLYFYIVMELLPHLRAAALASRTPGMSCSKAVVVNLSSMAGSMTGTPESYSRFPVMSYRISKAALNMLTICSALEFQKDNILSVLLHPGWVRTDMGGKEADIDKLESVGGLLSVIDSLTEKHNGAILDYNGVSLPW, from the exons ATGGCGAGTGTTGCAACACGCACTGTGTTGATAACTGGAGCTAACAGAGGCCTGGGCTTGGAAATGGTTAAACAAATGGTTGAAGGTCCCTCGCCCTTGCCATATTTGTTTGCCTGTTGCAGAGAACCGGATGGACCCAGAGGAAAG GAATTGCAAGCACTGGCCAAGAGCCACCCTGATGCGATCACCGTCATTCAACTAG ATGTCGCCGACCTCTGCAGCATAAAAAAGTGTGCGGAGAGGGTAGGCTCCCTGGTGGGGCCAGGGGGCCTCAACCTGTTGATCAACAATGCAGCGGTTCTTTTCCATGGCACTTTTCAGAGCACCAGTCCAGAGGACATGCTAACTACCTTCAACACCAACGTCATTGGCCCAATGAGCCTCACTAAAGTGAGGGCAGGAGGGAGGAAGTTCTTACGGCTGTATTTCTACATAGTGATG GAGCTCCTCCCTCACCTACGAGCAGCAGCTTTGGCCAGCAGGACACCAGGGATGTCTTGCAGTAAAGCAGTCGTGGTCAACCTCTCTAGCATGGCTGGAAGCATGACCGGTACTCCTGAAAGCTACAGCAGGTTCCCTGTGATGTCGTACCGCATCAGCAAG GCGGCTTTGAACATGCTGACCATCTGCTCTGCCTTAGAGTTCCAGAAGGATAACATCTTGTCTGTTCTCCTGCACCCTGGCTGGGTGAGAACCGACATGGGCGGAAAAGAG GCGGACATTGACAAGCTAGAAAGTGTAGGAGGCCTGCTAAGCGTGATCGATTCCCTGACGGAGAAGCACAATGGAGCCATCCTGGACTATAATGGTGTGTCATTGCCATGGTAG